A portion of the Juglans microcarpa x Juglans regia isolate MS1-56 chromosome 1D, Jm3101_v1.0, whole genome shotgun sequence genome contains these proteins:
- the LOC121267266 gene encoding F-box/kelch-repeat protein At1g16250 isoform X1 yields the protein MEHVGQSIIPGLPDDLALRCLAKVSHGYHGMLETVSRSWRDLIRSPHYANFKARQGCCGDWLFVLTEGSSNEWVAYDPEADRWHPIPKIPIGHVDCQHVGFSCVSVYNMFFVIGGSYEPHNPAFPRQRPVITNDVVHFDPYKKQWTRMASMRTPRSHFACSVISGKVYVAGGRNLSCTRGLALAEVYDPMTDKWEELPPLPNPQMDCLGLSYKGKFYILSDQVGLTDQRTFEVFSPSNRTWCIVDDLWPFSRAMQFAVQVIGDDRVYTVVDWGDSFIRTRDTEQGEWYDVGSVPPVVLSDHSRPMEAFGYGFAALRDELYILGGKVLKWEESGGGRYDIVKLGLVRVCNPSGTPLGWRETRPMCGSASGSIVGCASLEENSSFSSKVMFC from the exons AT GGAACATGTGGGTCAATCTATTATTCCCGGATTGCCGGATGACTTGGCTTTGAGATGTTTGGCAAAGGTGTCCCATGGATACCATGGAATGCTTGAAACCGTCTCAAGAAGCTGGAGAGATTTAATCCGCAGCCCCCACTATGCCAACTTTAAAGCTAGACAAGGATGTTGTGGGGATTGGCTATTTGTTCTTACTGAAGGGTCGAGCAATGAGTGGGTTGCCTATGATCCTGAGGCTGATAGATGGCATCCTATACCCAAGATTCCAATTGGTCATGTTGACTGCCAACACGTTGGATTTTCTTGTGTTAGTGTCTACAATATGTTTTTTGTGATTGGTGGGTCTTATGAGCCACATAATCCTGCATTTCCCCGTCAAAGGCCTGTCATAACAAATGACGTTGTGCATTTTGATCCGTACAAGAAACAATGGACTCGCATGGCAAGTATGCGAACACCACGATCTCATTTTGCGTGCAGTGTTATTTCTGGTAAGGTTTATGTAGCTGGAGGACGCAACTTATCTTGCACCCGAGGGCTTGCTCTTGCCGAGGTTTATGATCCTATGACGGACAA ATGGGAGGAACTGCCGCCACTGCCCAATCCACAGATGGACTGCTTAGGCTTATCATATAAAGGCAAATTCTATATTCTGAGTGACCAGGTGGGCCTGACTGACCAAAGAACTTTCGAGGTTTTTAGTCCATCGAATAGAACATGGTGCATAGTGGATGATTTATGGCCTTTCTCGAGGGCAATGCAATTTGCAGTTCAGGTAATAGGGGATGATCGTGTATATACTGTAGTTGATTGGGGCGATAGCTTCATTAGAACAAGGGATACTGAACAAGGAGAGTGGTATGATGTCGGCTCAGTTCCTCCTGTTGTTCTTTCTGACCACTCCCGCCCAATGGAGGCCTTTGGTTATGGGTTTGCTGCATTAAGGgatgaattatatattttaggaGGGAAGGTTCTCAAGTGGGAAGAATCAGGAGGTGGGAGGTATGACATTGTAAAGTTGGGTTTGGTAAGGGTTTGTAATCCTTCTGGCACACCATTAGGATGGAGGGAAACTAGACCCATGTGTGGATCAGCAAGTGGATCTATTGTTGGATGTGCATCCTTGGAAGAAAAttcttcattttcctcaaaggtaatg TTTTGCTAG
- the LOC121267266 gene encoding F-box/kelch-repeat protein At1g16250 isoform X2, which translates to MLETVSRSWRDLIRSPHYANFKARQGCCGDWLFVLTEGSSNEWVAYDPEADRWHPIPKIPIGHVDCQHVGFSCVSVYNMFFVIGGSYEPHNPAFPRQRPVITNDVVHFDPYKKQWTRMASMRTPRSHFACSVISGKVYVAGGRNLSCTRGLALAEVYDPMTDKWEELPPLPNPQMDCLGLSYKGKFYILSDQVGLTDQRTFEVFSPSNRTWCIVDDLWPFSRAMQFAVQVIGDDRVYTVVDWGDSFIRTRDTEQGEWYDVGSVPPVVLSDHSRPMEAFGYGFAALRDELYILGGKVLKWEESGGGRYDIVKLGLVRVCNPSGTPLGWRETRPMCGSASGSIVGCASLEENSSFSSKVMFC; encoded by the exons ATGCTTGAAACCGTCTCAAGAAGCTGGAGAGATTTAATCCGCAGCCCCCACTATGCCAACTTTAAAGCTAGACAAGGATGTTGTGGGGATTGGCTATTTGTTCTTACTGAAGGGTCGAGCAATGAGTGGGTTGCCTATGATCCTGAGGCTGATAGATGGCATCCTATACCCAAGATTCCAATTGGTCATGTTGACTGCCAACACGTTGGATTTTCTTGTGTTAGTGTCTACAATATGTTTTTTGTGATTGGTGGGTCTTATGAGCCACATAATCCTGCATTTCCCCGTCAAAGGCCTGTCATAACAAATGACGTTGTGCATTTTGATCCGTACAAGAAACAATGGACTCGCATGGCAAGTATGCGAACACCACGATCTCATTTTGCGTGCAGTGTTATTTCTGGTAAGGTTTATGTAGCTGGAGGACGCAACTTATCTTGCACCCGAGGGCTTGCTCTTGCCGAGGTTTATGATCCTATGACGGACAA ATGGGAGGAACTGCCGCCACTGCCCAATCCACAGATGGACTGCTTAGGCTTATCATATAAAGGCAAATTCTATATTCTGAGTGACCAGGTGGGCCTGACTGACCAAAGAACTTTCGAGGTTTTTAGTCCATCGAATAGAACATGGTGCATAGTGGATGATTTATGGCCTTTCTCGAGGGCAATGCAATTTGCAGTTCAGGTAATAGGGGATGATCGTGTATATACTGTAGTTGATTGGGGCGATAGCTTCATTAGAACAAGGGATACTGAACAAGGAGAGTGGTATGATGTCGGCTCAGTTCCTCCTGTTGTTCTTTCTGACCACTCCCGCCCAATGGAGGCCTTTGGTTATGGGTTTGCTGCATTAAGGgatgaattatatattttaggaGGGAAGGTTCTCAAGTGGGAAGAATCAGGAGGTGGGAGGTATGACATTGTAAAGTTGGGTTTGGTAAGGGTTTGTAATCCTTCTGGCACACCATTAGGATGGAGGGAAACTAGACCCATGTGTGGATCAGCAAGTGGATCTATTGTTGGATGTGCATCCTTGGAAGAAAAttcttcattttcctcaaaggtaatg TTTTGCTAG